A single window of Dermacentor albipictus isolate Rhodes 1998 colony chromosome 1, USDA_Dalb.pri_finalv2, whole genome shotgun sequence DNA harbors:
- the LOC135915062 gene encoding uncharacterized protein has translation MGVHSHSSRQVYRLPLRGSILAVCPSYFTSAQSNIICLSSESFTAVFASILDAYRPILEKNDPLFIGDGDPLGIIDLRRGRVHGLNGTYFRDALTARCNKSHMDLFFPLRVEKPRIIYDVRQAMRELPLRGELHIDMDLIDFDIGLLAAKKKGQSRPLVTHLDIHRLDGFGITFHRMGLLGAILNLAIETAHSVYGQPLEDFFEILLWRALQRYADNNPLPI, from the exons CGTCACGTCAGGTTTATCGGTTACCGTTGCGGGGCTCCATTCTCGCTGTGTGTCCCTCATACTTTACATCCG CCCAGTCCAATATAATCTGCCTCAGCTCGGAAAGCTTCACCGCGGTGTTCGCCAGCATTCTCGACGCATACCGGCCGATCCTGGAAAAGAACGACCCGCTCTTCATAGGAGACGGAGATCCTCTGGGCATCATTGACCTACGCCGTGGAAGGGTGCACGGGCTGAACGGGACCTACTTCAGGGACGCTTTGACGGCAAG ATGCAACAAGTCGCACATGGACCTGTTCTTCCCCCTCAGAGTGGAGAAACCTCGCATCATCTATGACGTAAGGCAGGCGATGCGCGAGCTGCCGCTCAGGGGTGAGCTCCACATCGACATGGACCTAATTGATTTCGACATTGGGCTTCTGGCCGCGAAGAAGAAGGGACAGAGTCGGCCCCTGGTGACGCATCTCGACATTCACAGACTGGACGGCTTCGGCATCACATTCCACCGTATGGGCCTGCTCGGCGCGATTCTCAACTTGGCCATCGAGACGGCTCACAGTGTTTATGGCCAGCCTCTCGAAGATTTCTTCGAGATTTTGCTATGGAGGGCGTTGCAGAGATACGCTGATAACAATCCACTCCCCATATAA